In Mangifera indica cultivar Alphonso chromosome 14, CATAS_Mindica_2.1, whole genome shotgun sequence, the DNA window taaatttgaaatacaTATACGAGTTAtggatttaaactataaattcgaataaaacttaaatcaaatttaaaccatGTTTAATGTTGACttgacaaatttaaataaaattatttttctaaatcaaactcaagctaagGATTATTTGggttcaatttgatttagtttgtatCTACCGCTAGATTTTTTGTTTGCTTGAATTGGTAACGCCCTCTTCTATAAAGTTCAAATCTTTATCATTGGAATTAATTTTCCTTGCAACTTAATAAATCGGCAATTGGCTTGaagattaaattgatattttattgatCCAGGTAATTGAatcatttaaattatcatatattaaaaatctattttttcggttatatataatatattatatcataaaatatatcttttttaaaataattataataataaaataataaatattatcatattgaaaaatatcattaacacatttaaaattttaacaattattagaTACACTTAGGTCATATTATaactacttaaaaaaaatatcagtttatattaaaaaattataaatatataaattgtcaacagtataatattaatttttaatatattttaaaatacgtattgttttttatttatattatataatatgatatatgatactTATATTGTTGATTATTAATTTACTTGTATCAATAACCCTCCCTGTacgttatatgatgaaaaatattttcagcCCATTTACATATTGGAAATTATCAATAGCCTCCAACTATTTTCATTATACATACTtgacaaaaagtcaaaaaatacACCATCCTCTTCTTTCATCCTGTGTTACTTGTATAGTAACTGTGAATCACATATGATgacaaaattatcttaaatcacccattttaaaatctaatttcaacaataatcaattttaaacctattttaacataaaattactgacaaatttaatgaaaattacaatTGATTCAAACTATTTTACACAAAACAGTCTTAATTAGACAATATGCAATTTATGCAAAGTAACTAAATCTCAACATTATAAGCAATGCTAACCTTTTTATCCATTCtaatcacaaaaaaataattgaaattatcaaaaatctaattgaaaattGGAATATACGGTTTTCTCTCACCATGTAGATTgactatataataatacatcattatttatatataaaattatatataaaaattatatacataacactGCTCCTTGTGTTTGGCTGTGAGGCTTCAATTTGTGGCCAAAATCAGGGCTTTGGACTGATAAATCTTTTGAGGGTTGGATTCTTTTGCAGCTTTTCTAAACTCTTATTGGAGTTCAAATAGAATAAATTGAGCTTTAAGTcatatattaaacttttttttataaataaaggaaattcaaatttatttaaatattcggGTTTAAATTAACTCAACCAAAGCTTCTCCCACAAAAGTTAGGGTTAAAGTTTTGCATTTCAAGGCATGGACTATCCCAAACCCTTTTGTAagaaaaggattttttttttttttaatagaattttgtaATTGGTGTAACTTAAACCTGAGACTGCAATTACACATGATCatacattttgaaaaaatataatttgaattatatatttaagtattaaatatacaaaactgattaaatattattctaataattatttaagtaCATCGGATCAAGTTCAGATTGGGTCTAAAAACaataatagaaaatgaaatcatgACATGCGAAATAGTACATCGAAGAGTGAATGACACTTTAACACACCAGTGTAATATCAATTGCGCTGAGACTCGTAACATAGAATGTGAcacttataatataaaacaaaccCTCGAAAAATTTCTTGCGAGGCCGGTATATGAAATCCCATAGaggaaaacaaaagcaaaacacaaaatcaactttGTGATCAGATCATGACCATTATTATCATAATCAGTTTATCCATATTGAACTAGCATAGATCATTATGATTATCATTgccccaccaccaccaccaccaccaaaaTTGCCATGAAGATTCTTTGCTTTGCTTATACCCAGACAAACTATTGAAAAGTAAAACAAGCTCATACAGAGAAAAACagtaaaaaaagaaacatgaaCAACGAAACTACAGCCGCCCCGCGTATATAATGGCACAGCAAGAGAAATAACTGTATCTACAACCTCGACCATGGTCACTCACCCCCTATCAATTCACTTCACGCATATCAATAAAGCAGTATACAACAGTAAGTTGATTGGAAATTTTTTACCTCTAGTTTATTGTTGTGTGTGAGGCTTGCAACAAGTAGCGAAACTGGAGATGTTGATTGAGTCTGCACTTAGAGTTGCACCTGTCTGTCGAAAATCCAACTGAATGGTATGATGGGTCCTTGCTTGGCACGTCCTTGAGCCCTCTCCTCCAGCCTTCTGATTCTCGGAGGTAATCCACAAACATATTCTTGAGCTTTCCGTCCTTCACCTGAAAGTCCAGTTAGCTGATCAACCTTCCATCTGCCGACCAAGAATTCCATTATGTCTGCATAGTCCTTAGCAGTGTAGACACCAAGTCGCTGAGCAACAGCTGAGAAATGCTCGAAAAGATCATCATCATGGCCATCATACATCAAGTGAGCTGGCATGGAGATTTTCTTCCTCATCATGTCAGCAAAAGCCATGATAGTTCCATCAGGATCAATCTCAAAGAGCTTTTCCACTATCTTGGTGTACGCAGTCTCATGGCGCTTCTCATCAGCAGCAATTATACCACATATTTGAGCCAATTTCATATCTCCCTGCTCCTTGGCATGACGAGCAGTGTTTCCATGCGAAATAAAGGTCGCCCTTTCTTGGAATGAAGTGTAGATGAAACCAAGGTAGGGATTGTTCTCTGTCCTGGGATCCTATGAAATGATACCCATAATAACagaaaaagattaatttaagaaaatactattttaaccatattcataaatttgaatagaaGAGAAAAAACATAGATGGCCCGGTTAGACAGTGAACTCTCAGGTGATTGGCTCCATAATCTCACATATTTGTACAAGATGGGATACCAAACAGACTGATGAACATATGTCAGCAGTGGATGCATAATTACAAAATCTTGTGTTTGTGTGCATGCTTTTTATGTGCCGGTGTGTGCACACATGCATGTAtctatgatttttaatattgtgaATTACTTATTGAATGATGTTCAGATAGAAGGGTACTAATTTAAGAGGTAAGGATCTTACCATTCCTGATCCAATCAAATACTGAATTGTCTTCTCAATTTGTCTCATGTCTACTCGTCCGCACAGGTAGAGATACTTATTGAGAAGGTCTCCATGCCTATTCTCTTCAGCAGTCCATGCCCTAGTCCAAATAGCCCAAGAAGTTGGGCTTGCACCTGTTTCATCGCGAACTCCATCCAAGGTATTAAGCATAGTTTGATAAGTAGGAAGGGCTTCTTCTGTGATCATATCTCCAACCAAAACAACAAAGTAATCA includes these proteins:
- the LOC123196392 gene encoding stearoyl-[acyl-carrier-protein] 9-desaturase, chloroplastic: MALKLSTFTTPSHKVPCFALPQMASRRSPKFSMASTLRSNSKEVDSLKKPFTPPREVHVQVTHSMPPQKIEIFKSLEDWAEQNILVHLKPVEKCWQPQDFLPDPASDGFHDQVKELRERAKEIPDDYFVVLVGDMITEEALPTYQTMLNTLDGVRDETGASPTSWAIWTRAWTAEENRHGDLLNKYLYLCGRVDMRQIEKTIQYLIGSGMDPRTENNPYLGFIYTSFQERATFISHGNTARHAKEQGDMKLAQICGIIAADEKRHETAYTKIVEKLFEIDPDGTIMAFADMMRKKISMPAHLMYDGHDDDLFEHFSAVAQRLGVYTAKDYADIMEFLVGRWKVDQLTGLSGEGRKAQEYVCGLPPRIRRLEERAQGRAKQGPIIPFSWIFDRQVQL